The Drosophila biarmipes strain raj3 chromosome 2L, RU_DBia_V1.1, whole genome shotgun sequence genome has a window encoding:
- the LOC108033374 gene encoding adult cuticle protein 1: protein MKFAVAVVFTLALAMGVQSSVIPLLSQVAGHGLSYTAVSGPAVVASPWAVPSAHWPAAVNVASWPPAAIPAPAAVAVHAAAPAVVAAHAPAVVVAPVAHEGVYTAQTRGAVHTAPLAGHIQSVASINAAPAPGTL from the exons ATGAAA ttcgccgtcgccgtcgtcTTCACCTTGGCCCTCGCCATGGGCGTGCAGTCCTCCGTGATCCCCCTGCTGTCCCAGGTGGCTGGCCATGGACTGTCCTACACCGCCGTTTCTGGACCCGCTGTGGTGGCCTCTCCCTGGGCCGTTCCCTCCGCCCACTGGCCCGCCGCCGTGAACGTGGCCTCCTGGCCCCCGGCAGCCATCCCTGCCCCCGCCGCTGTGGCTGTCCATGCCGCTGCTCCCGCCGTGGTGGCTGCTCATGCTCCCGCCGTCGTCGTGGCCCCGGTGGCCCATGAGGGCGTCTACACTGCCCAGACCCGCGGAGCTGTCCACACCGCTCCTCTGGCCGGACACATCCAGTCGGTGGCCTCCATCAACGCCGCCCCCGCTCCCGGAACTCTGTAA
- the LOC108033450 gene encoding sodium-dependent noradrenaline transporter-like: MVYETSYSTGQKAFSPDQNRGKWEKPTDYIFACVGLALKMDVFDITYYLHRDMGILGVWPYFVYVVIYLVPIIFIHSFMGQFSSSGFISAFRLSPLFKGMGYLSVFLTLSMLIYYSIYAALPLYYIINSFQPTLPWSCEGLKYWFNETSARSTICNGTINEELSITQNDTAKYMRKVYVPSVIYYEHFFEGLREKGGMPEMNDAYELSWYLVTLFAVVWAVIAFIFHKFSDAARFGKFLRYMVTCTLILLLVCFVRFLFLPKDLSWLARYLTPRPYNWVLGTASTFYIAIQAFGAGWGSVIALSSFNGFKTNIMSYSWIISIGQILIFITFSLVACMLEQHFREFDKDSDKDIHNVWLMFLSTASALSTIGWSNLWTIIYYTTLLLAAIISISTQIFTVLQSLFDEFEELRVRKQEVTFGLIGGLAFCSIFFCTNHGITYFCSFYSDATFSHILLHILLILVVFWIYGPQRFQRDIEFMLGQLFAPWKIYVLRYIAPFILLILMPLGIYWSIEDHSFVADEFLVMCIVVVWLPLLAIPGYGFYYLSKSTGTFCDRLRRTCRPTDWYPVEMEHRRKYEEALGNTEAHQLVEVTE; this comes from the exons atggtGTATGAAACATCGTATAGTACCGGGCAAAAGGCCTTTTCTCCTGATCAAAATcgaggaaaatgggaaaaacccacGGACTATATATTTGCCTGTGTAGGACTAGCGTTGAAGATGGATGTCTTCGACATTACGTATTATTTACACCGGGATATGGGCA TTCTTGGGGTTTGGCCGTATTTTGTTTATGTGGTAATTTATTTGGTTCCCATCATATTTATTCACTCCTTCATGGGCCAGTTCTCCAGCAGTGGCTTTATCTCCGCCTTTCGCCTGTCTCCTTTATTTAAAG gCATGGGATATCTAAGCGTTTTTCTGACGCTCTCAATGCTCATTTATTATAGCATATATGCTGCTCTGCCATTATACTATATAATAAACTCTTTTCAACCCACCTTACCCTGGAGTTGTGAGGGCTTAAAATACTGGTTTAATGAGACCTCTGCTCGATCGACA ATATGTAATGGAACAATTAATGAAGAGCTCTCCATAACTCAAAACGATACAGCAAAATACATGAGGAAAGTGTACGTACCTTCCGTGATTTACTATGA GCATTTTTTTGAGGGCTTGCGAGAGAAAGGTGGTATGCCAGAAATGAATGACGCCTATGAGCTGTCCTGGTACTTAGTGACCCTGTTCGCTGTAGTTTGGGCAGTAATTGcatttatatttcataaattttcgGATGCAGCTAGGTTTGGAAAGTTTTTGCGTTACATGGTTACTTGCACACTGATCCTTCTTTTAGTGTGCTTTGTACGCTTTCTCTTTCTCCCAAAAGATCTGTCGTGGCTAGCCAGATATTTAACTCCAAGACCCTATAATTGGGTACTGGGAACTGCCTCAACATTTTACATTGCCATACAAGCGTTCGGAGCTGGATGGGGCAGTGTGATAGCATTGTCCAGTTTCAATGGATTCAAAACGAACATAATGTCGTACAGTTGGATTATCTCCATTGGACAGATCCTTATTTTCATTACGTTTAGCTTGGTTGCCTGTATGCTGGAGCAGCACTTCAGAG aGTTTGATAAAGACTCTGATAAAGACATACACAACGTTTGGCTGATGTTTTTGTCTACTGCCAGTGCTTTGTCCACAATAGGTTGGTCGAACCTATGGACTATAATATACTACACTACTTTACTATTGGCGGCTATTATTTCGATA TCTACTCAAATATTCACTGTCCTGCAAAGTTTGTTTGATGAGTTTGAGGAACTTCGAGTAAGAAAGCAGGAGGTAACCTTCGGCCTTATTGGTGGGCTCGCATTCTGTTCCATCTTCTTTTGCACAAAT cATGGTATTACCTATTTTTGTTCTTTCTACTCGGATGCTACTTTCTCACACATTTTGCTGCATATACTACTTATTTTGGTGGTTTTCTGGATCTACGGCCCACAACGTTTCCAGCGGGATATTGAGTTTATGTTGGGCCAGCTTTTTGCCCCCTGGAAAATTTATGTACTCCGTTACATAGctccatttattttattgatattaatg cCGTTGGGAATATATTGGTCCATAGAAGATCACTCTTTCGTCGCGGATGAGTTCCTTGTGATGTGCATTGTTGTGGTATGGTTACCCCTTCTGGCAATACCTGGCTATGGATTTTACTACCTTTCCAAGAGCACTGGCACTTTTTGCGATCGCCTTAGACGTACCTGCCGACCCACCGATTGGTATCCGGTTGAGATGGAGCACCGCAGGAAGTACGAGGAAGCTCTGGGAAACACCGAGGCACACCAGCTTGTTGAGGTTACCGAGTAG
- the LOC108033313 gene encoding sodium- and chloride-dependent glycine transporter 1, which yields MVYETSYGTGLRPFSPDLNRGKWEKPTDYIFACLGLALKLDVFAASYWYFFELGILGILPYFVYMVIYLVPILVVHSFMGQFSSSGFISAFRVSPFFKGMGYVSAFLSISMLVYYSIFAAVPLLFMVNSFRPTLPWSCEGFESWHNVSSGQSTICNITKAFDENENETDYYSSVFHVPSVLYFENHFSNEIGYPEEEFELSWHLLGLFVLVWAMIAFIFYKFSETEKFGKFIRYMVIGTLALLLVCFLRFLFLPGALTGVNKYLTPEAEHLAMGSVSTFIIALQAFGAGWGTVIALSSFNGFKTNIMSFSWIISFGQVFIFILFGLVSFMLDHYFKEVSDATNYVLHDWLLFLSGASIISTMGWANLWTFIYYTMLLMAALIVMTTQIFTVLQSIFDEFEKLRERKQEVTFGLIGGLALCSFMFCTNHGISFFFALGSDALATHSLLHLLLILVVLWIYGRERFQRDIEFMLGQPFASWKVFIIRFIAPIILLICLLAGIGLSLVSHFSAVIIVISLILVWLPILAIPGFGLYYLFQSTGTFSDRCRRTCRPTDWYPVEMEHRQQYEEAVGNTEMTHQLFEVTEEVN from the exons ATGGTGTACGAAACATCGTACGGCACTGGGCTAAGGCCCTTTTCCCCGGATCTAAATCGAGGGAAGTGGGAAAAACCCACGGACTATATATTTGCCTGCCTCGGATTAGCTCTGAAGCTCGATGTTTTCGCAGCCTCGTACTGGTACTTCTTTGAATTGGGCA TTCTTGGCATATTGCCGTACTTTGTTTATATGGTGATATATTTGGTTCCAATCCTGGTCGTTCACTCCTTTATGGGGCAGTTTTCCAGCAGTGGTTTCATCTCCGCCTTTCGAGTGTCACCATTCTTTAAAG GCATGGGCTATGTGAGCGCCTTTCTTAGTATATCCATGCTCGTCTACTACAGCATTTTTGCCGCTGTGCCCCTTCTCTTCATGGTCAACTCTTTTCGACCCACTTTACCCTGGAGCTGTGAAGGCTTTGAATCCTGGCATAATGTGTCCAGTGGTCAATCGACC atTTGTAATATTACAAAGGCATTTGatgaaaacgaaaatgaaaCCGATTATTACAGCAGTGTATTTCATGTACCTTCCGTTCTTTACTTTGA AAACCACTTCAGTAATGAAATAGGATATCCGGAGGAGGAATTCGAGCTGTCCTGGCATTTACTGGGTCTTTTCGTTCTGGTATGGGCGATGATTGCATTCATATTTTACAAGTTCTCGGAGACGGAGAAGTTTGGAAAATTCATACGCTACATGGTAATCGGGACCTTGGCTCTTCTTTTAGTGTGCTTTCTGCGCTTTCTATTTCTCCCCGGAGCTCTTACGGGGGTCAACAAATATCTGACTCCGGAAGCAGAGCACTTAGCTATGGGAAGTGTCTCGACATTTATCATTGCTCTACAGGCGTTCGGCGCTGGCTGGGGCACCGTGATAGCCCTCTCCAGTTTCAATGGGTTCAAGACCAACATAATGTCGTTCAGTTGGATTATTTCCTTTGGACAGgtctttattttcattttgttcgGCTTGGTCTCCTTTATGCTGGATCACTACTTCAAGG aggTTAGTGATGCTACCAACTATGTGTTGCACGATTGGCTGTTGTTTTTGTCCGGTGCTTCTATCATATCGACAATGGGTTGGGCGAATTTGTGGACTTTTATTTACTATACTATGTTATTAATGGCTGCTCTTATTGTAATG ACGACCCAAATTTTCACTGTTCTGCAAAGTATATTTGACGAGTTTGAAAAACTTAGGGAGAGAAAGCAGGAGGTAACGTTTGGACTGATTGGTGGTCTTGCATTATGTTCTTTTATGTTTTGCACAAAC CATggtatttcattcttttttgcTCTTGGTAGTGACGCCCTTGCCACTCACAGTCTGCTGCATCTACTGCTCATTTTGGTGGTTCTGTGGATCTACGGTCGAGAACGTTTCCAGCGGGATATTGAGTTTATGTTGGGGCAACCGTTTGCCTCCTGGAAGGTTTTCATTATCCGATTCATAGCTCCAATTATTTTACTGATTTGTCTG CTGGCAGGAATAGGTTTGAGCCTTGTGAGCCACTTCTCCGCAGTGATCATTGTGATATCTTTAATACTGGTGTGGTTGCCGATTCTGGCCATACCTGGCTTCGGATTGTACTACCTGTTCCAGAGCACCGGCACCTTTAGTGATCGCTGCAGGCGCACCTGTCGACCCACCGACTGGTATCCGGTTGAGATGGAGCACCGCCAGCAGTACGAGGAAGCTGTAGGAAACACTGAGATGACCCATCAGCTTTTTGAGGTTACCGAGGAGGTTAATTAG
- the LOC108034226 gene encoding sodium- and chloride-dependent GABA transporter 1 has protein sequence MKGICGEQLNNCMLLGDCENSEHGSGLPGDFAGEGAETETGGGMGGSLAFAARRIRNRQVHSMAVRSGSAYDTLERPYRHDKSRGRWAKSADFYFASCTHAFSSLIFSELSTFGILHGGWLFFIIAYLMGMFFYSLPIFLIQAFLGQFSSSGSISAFRVAPIFKGIGYAILLLNLGTLTYYCVGAVVPLIYAVNSLHRVLPWMSCNNTWNTEDCSLHDNYNEDDYRVDPHSTVEFFRSTIASTQEGSNPMSISWSMLIGVLSIWLVVLAMLYKPVAFIGKALRCFCVLMFGFFVAVFLYLVIHEKVTVDTLHYYWMPQVDSLDSILATARTALLMAGVALGPGWGSIITLSSYNSFRSDAERLSFWVCLTHITIGLMGLLCCNVAHDHFEDHVGMMPLHVDEKHHMQFLYLCFSYLFGTFSTTPNLWAFLFFGMIFLSELCALIIQMMSVITALFDEFETLRSKRTIVISSLVFCLSGSSVYFCTQLGFSQLTQLPNLAMFTHAFISGVLLVMTTWVYGRVRFQCDLQFMLGKTISSFKIFFIRFATPIFLGLCLFQLTYLFSRDRLHDVLIYMSQGLILLTAISYMVYKVCRTNGNWRQRLQQCLAPHDWHPVDADNRRFYEEIMGISEMLVIDANANTT, from the exons ATGAAGGGCATCTGCGGTGAGCAGCTCAACAATTGCATGCTCCTGGGCGACTGTGAAAATAGCGAACATGGTTCCGGATTGCCTGGAGATTTTGCAGGAGAGGGTGCGGAAACGGAGACCGGCGGTGGAATGGGTGGCAGTTTGGCCTTCGCCGCTCGCCGGATCCGGAACAGACAGGTGCACAGCATGGCCGTGCGGTCGGGCAGTGCCTACGATACCCTGGAGAGACCCTATCGCCATGATAAGTCACGCGGTAGGTGGGCCAAGTCGGCGGACTTCTACTTCGCCAGCTGCACACACGCCTTCAGTTCGCTGATCTTCTCCGAGCTCTCCACCTTTGGAATACTTCACGGCGGTTGGC TATTTTTCATAATCGCCTACCTTATGGGAATGTTCTTTTACTCGCTGCCTATATTTTTGATCCAAGCATTTCTGGGACAATTCTCATCTTCCGGATCAATCTCAGCATTTCGGGTGGCGCCCATATTCAAAG gcatcGGCTACGCCATTCTGCTGCTCAATCTGGGCACTCTAACGTACTATTGTGTTGGAGCTGTGGTGCCCCTCATCTACGCCGTGAATTCCCTACATAGAGTGTTACCCTGGATGAGTTGCAACAACACATGGAACACCGAGGATTGTTCCCTGCACGACAATTACAATGAAGAT GACTATAGAGTCGATCCTCATTCCACCGTGGAGTTCTTTAG ATCAACGATTGCCTCTACACAAGAAGGTTCCAATCCAATGAGCATATCTTGGTCAATGCTCATAGGCGTGTTGTCCATTTGGCTGGTGGTTCTGGCCATGCTTTATAAGCCTGTGGCTTTT atCGGTAAGGCTCTGCGATGTTTCTGTGTGCTGATGTTCGGCTTCTTTGTCGCTGTGTTTTTGTACCTGGTTATTCACGAAAAAGTCACGGTTGATACCCTGCATTATTACTGGATGCCCCAGGTGGATAGCTTAGACAGCATCCTTGCAACGGCCCGAACCGCCCTCCTGATGGCTGGAGTGGCCCTGGGTCCAGGGTGGGGCAGTATTATAACCCTATCGAGTTACAACAGCTTCCGCAGCGATGCCGAAAGATTGAGCTTCTGGGTGTGCCTTACTCATATCACGATCGGGTTAATGGGACTTCTCTGCTGCAATGTGGCCCACGATCACTTTGAAG ACCATGTGGGCATGATGCCACTGCATGTGGACGAGAAACATCATATGCAGTTTCTGTACCTCTGTTTTTCCTATTTGTTTGGGACGTTTTCGACGACACCAAATCTCTGGGCCTTTCTCTTTTTTGGCATGATATTCTTATCGGAACTATGTGCCTTG attattcAAATGATGTCCGTTATAACTGCCTTGTTTGATGAGTTCGAGACTTTGCGATCGAAAAGGACAATAGTTATATCTTCTTTGGTCTTCTGCCTCTCAGGCTCCTCAGTATATTTTTGTACTCAG ttgGGCTTCAGTCAACTGACCCAGCTGCCCAATTTGGCCATGTTTACCCATGCGTTTATCTCGGGAGTGCTTCTGGTGATGACCACTTGGGTTTATGGTCGCGTTCGATTCCAGTGCGATTTGCAGTTTATGCTGGGCAAAACGATCtcaagctttaaaatattctttatacgatttgccacgcccatttTTCTGGGACTGTGTTTG TTCCAGCtcacttatttattttcccgCGATCGCCTACACGATGTCCTGATTTACATGAGTCAGGGACTGATTCTCCTAACGGCCATTTCGTATATGGTCTATAAGGTGTGTCGGACGAACGGCAATTGGCGCCAGCGACTGCAACAGTGCCTTGCACCACATGACTGGCATCCGGTGGATGCGGACAACCGTCGATTCTACGAGGAAATCATGGGCATCTCCGAGATGCTGGTGATCGATGCCAATGCCAATACCACATAG
- the LOC108033998 gene encoding thioester-containing protein 1 allele R1, whose protein sequence is MRLQGADLGSIPVLILVTACLFYQTTAQGLYSIIAPNTLRPNSQFHVAVSLHNAPESATIKVGILGSSYTDFKTVELRPFSTQLLHFEIPALKTDRYRLTAEGLGGVQFTNETQLHFESKQHTVLVQTDKSIYKPGDLVHYRVLILDANLKPARGYGRVHVDIKDSGDNIIRSYKDIRLTNSIYSNELRLSDYPRFGTWSIVVEVSEQTHTQTFEILDHILPKFVVDIDTPRNAIYKDGKIAATIRAHYAFGQPIVGEATLSIYPTFFGSLQPFVNDLITRKVVPIDGNAYFEFDIENELHLKQDYERQYLLDALVEEKSTGSVQNYSTVMTLHLNHYRVEAVKVPSYYIPGVPFEATARIARNDGSPLRDFNPQITAYLTNVYGSSEMYNRTSYSLDASGEIKMKFTVPIGDQDEFHSIIVDYQGVISEVGKIPRKHLHSKNYITAKVLNDRPTVNQEISVVVRSFEPIKYFMYQVVGRGDIILSRSVDVAEGTFHTIKFLAPFAMMPRAKLLVYTVVNGEFVYDEQVIQFEENLLNAVQIEAPIRAPPGQDIDIGVSTKPYSYVGLMLVDQNANALRSGHDLTHKRLMDALRSYELNDVNTPMGSPGKESGVITMSNTDYFIEKEAESSPSLGRDASKGPEEDKLTTVRKTDIGPAHKIEVNTLPPGKGRYAFSYTPKPFWHNPRVHVMRDPADTWLFLNISAGSDGRNFIHQRIPSEMTSWVVSAFSLDPVNGLGLSPANGKLEAYKEFYITTELPYSIKRDELIAIPFVVRNNRDSDLRVEVTFYNSALDFDFPQLDPKATNQPKVELYRRRSLKVPGRSSRSVSFIVTPKKVGSLLVKAMAASSQAGDTVEQNLLVEHPGATERVNRGFFIDLNSEKSQNRRNVTIAVPRNAIPESTHIEVSAVGDLIGSLVGNLNDLILLPTGCGEQTMVNFVPNLMALRYLGRLRQLTPEVELRAMNNLAVGYQRILYYRHENGAFSAFGLDAKRSSTWLTAYVARSLRQAAPFTQVDSNVLQKALAYLGSVQSANGGFEERGDIFERFGDDGISLTAFVTLALMENVDLYPEYRNSINKALDFITTGLDGSNNLHAMALGTYVLSRANHNAKAAFLQRLDSLATNKDGRKWWNKTAPAGEQLSPWYNATRSVNIEISAYAALALLENNLVRDALPVLEWLMDQRNSRGGFVASQDTVVALQALFMFAERFSSQGNNLQIGFHYGEGAETIINVNAENSLALQSVELPNNLKNLSISATGRGLALAQVSYTYNTNVTSAWPRFVLDPTVNRNSHADYLHLSACASFVSVAGEDEQRSNMAVMEVHLPSGFVVDRDTLPTLESSERIKKVETQNRNTKVVIYFDYLDRREVCPTLHAYKTVKVTKHRPVAVVMYDYYDNARRARQFYRAPKSNICDICEHANCGDLCEKAEKRESKRPDDYTAIAGRGASPDLKAIPLLSVVTALLVLLKTLCC, encoded by the exons ATGCGCCTCCAGGGAGCGGATCTGGGGTCTATTCCAGTGCTGATCTTAGTCACCGCGTGTTTGTTCTACCAAACAACGGCCCAGGG gCTGTACTCTATTATTGCCCCGAATACACTGCGACCAAACTCTCAATTTCATGTGGCCGTGAGCTTGCATAATGCCCCTGAATCAGCCACAATCAAAGTGGGGATTCTGGGAAGCTCCTACACGGACTTTAAGACCGTGGAGTTGCGACCCTTTTCCACACAACTACTGCATTTTGAG ATTCCCGCCCTAAAAACAGACAGATATCGTCTCACTGCCGAAGGGCTGGGCGGAGTTCAGTTTACCAACGAGACCCAGCTGCACTTCGAGTCCAAGCAACATACGGTTTTGGTTCAGACGGACAAAAGCATCTACAAGCCCGGGGATCTGGTTCACTACAGAGTGCTAATTCTGGATGCCAACCTAAAGCCGGCTCGCGGTTATGGACGGGTGCATGTGGATATCAAGGATTCGGGTGACAATATTATTCGAAGCTACAAGGACATTCGGCTGACCAACTCTATTTACTCAAACGAACTTCGATTGTCCGATTATCCTCGTTTCGGGACCTGGTCCATAGTTGTGGAAGTATCGGAACAAACCCATACACAGACATTCGAGATACTCGATCATATTCTGCCCAAGTTCGTGGTAGATATAGATACTCCCAGAAATGCTATTTACAAGGATGGCAAAATAGCAGCCACTATCAGGGCGCA TTATGCATTCGGTCAGCCAATTGTGGGTGAGGCCACCCTATCCATATATCCCACTTTCTTTGGCTCGCTCCAACCTTTTGTTAATGATCTCATTACCCGAAAAGTTGTGCCCATTGATGGCAATGCTTACTTTGAGTTCGATATAGAGAACGAGCTTCATCTGAAACAGGACTATGAGAGGCAGTATCTTCTGGATGCACTGGTTGAGGAAAAGTCTACGGGCTCGGTGCAAAACTACTCAACAGTCATGACCCTGCATTTGAATCACTACCGTGTGGAGGCTGTCAAAGTGCCCAGCTACTATATTCCCGGAGTACCCTTTGAAGCTACA gcTCGTATAGCTCGCAATGATGGCAGCCCATTGAGGGATTTTAATCCTCAGATCACCGCCTATTTGACGAACGTTTATGGCAGCAGTGAGATGTATAATCGTACTTCCTACAGTTTAGATGCCAGTGGCGAGATAAAGATGAAGTTTACGGTTCCCATCGGCGATCAGGACGAATTTCATTCCATTATTGTCGATTATCAGGGTGTGATTAGTGAGGTGGGAAAGATCCCGAGAAAACATCTGCACAGCAAAAACTACATTACTGCTAAGGTGTTGAACGACAG aCCCACTGTGAATCAGGAAATATCTGTGGTGGTGCGCTCTTTTGAGCCGATTAAATACTTTATGTATCAGGTTGTCGGACGTGGCGATATTATTCTTTCTCGTAGTGTTGAT GTGGCCGAAGGCACATTCCACACCATTAAATTCTTAGCTCCATTTGCAATGATGCCGAGGGCCAAGCTTTTGGTATACACTGTAGTAAATGGAGAGTTTGTTTATGATGAGCAGGTCATACAGTTTGAGGAAAATCTGCTTAATGCG GTACAAATCGAGGCTCCAATCAGAGCGCCTCCTGGCCAAGATATAGATATAGGCGTTAGCACCAAGCCCTACTCTTATGTGGGTCTCATGCTGGTGGATCAAAATGCCAATGCCCTGAGGAGTGGTCACGACTTGACCCACAAAAGACTGATGGACGCCCTGCGTTCGTACGAACTGAACGATGTCAACACCCCAATGGGATCACCTGGCAAGGAATCTGGAGTGATTACAATGTCCAATACGGATTACTTCATCGAAAAGGAAGCTGAGAGCAGTCCGTCCTTGGGACGAGACGCTTCCAAAGGTCCCGAGGAGGACAAACTGACCACTGTGCGAAAGACAGACATAGGACCAGCCCATAAAATCGAAGTTAATACACTGCCTCCGGGCAAAGGGCGATACGCCTTCTCCTACACTCCGAAACCTTTTTGGCACAATCCAAGGGTTCATGTGATGCGCGATCCGGCGGATACGTGGCTCTTCCTGAACATCTCCGCTGGCAGCGATGGAAGGAACTTTATCCACCAAAGGATTCCCAGTGAGATGACTTCCTGGGTGGTTTCTGCTTTTTCCCTGGATCCTGTTAATGGCCTGGGACTGTCTCCGGCGAATGGCAAACTGGAGGCCTACAAAGAGTTCTACATAACCACCGAGTTGCCCTACTCCATAAAAAGAG ATGAACTCATCGCCATACCGTTTGTGGTGCGCAACAACAGAGACAGCGATCTGAGAGTGGAGGTGACCTTCTACAACTCGGCCCTGGACTTTGACTTCCCTCAGCTAGATCCCAAGGCCACCAATCAACCAA AGGTCGAGCTCTACAGACGTAGATCCCTGAAAGTGCCGGGAAGGTCCTCCCGATCGGTATCCTTCATCGTAACCCCCAAGAAAGTGGGTTCCCTTTTGGTCAAGGCAATGGCTGCCTCCTCCCAAGCTGGCGATACAGTAGAGCAAAATCTTCTGGTGGAGCACCCTGGAGCCACAGAGCGGGTTAACAGGGGTTTTTTTATCGACCTGAACTCAGAAAAGTCCCAGAATAGGAGGAACGTGACCATTGCGGTGCCAAGAAATGCCATTCCAGAATCTACACACATTGAAGTATCTGCTGTTGGCGATCTGATAGGCAGCTTGGTGGGAAATCTGAACGACCTAATCCTTCTGCCAACGGGCTGTGGCGAACAGACCATGGTCAACTTTGTGCCCAACCTAATGGCCCTACGCTACCTAGGG CGCCTTCGCCAACTCACTCCGGAAGTGGAGCTGCGTGCCATGAATAATCTGGCAGTGGGCTACCAAAGAATTCTTTACTATCGACACGAGAATGGTGCTTTCAGTGCTTTTGGATTGGATGCCAAACGCAGTTCCACCTGGCTGACGGCCTATGTGGCCCGATCCCTGCGACAAGCGGCTCCCTTCACCCAAGTGGACAGCAATGTCCTGCAGAAAGCACTGGCCTATCTCGGCAGCGTTCAGTCGGCTAATGGTGGCTTCGAGGAGCGGGGCGATATCTTCGAGAGATTCGGCGACGACGGCATCAGTCTGACTGCCTTTGTGACCCTGGCTCTGATGGAGAATGTG GATCTCTATCCGGAATACCGGAATAGCATCAACAAGGCGCTGGACTTTATCACCACGGGCTTGGATGGATCCAATAATCTGCATGCCATGGCCCTGGGCACATATGTGCTCTCTAGAGCCAATCATAATGCCAAGGCTGCTTTCCTTCAGCGATTGGACTCGTTGGCCACCAACAAGG ATGGTCGCAAGTGGTGGAATAAGACGGCGCCTGCTGGAGAACAGCTGTCACCCTGGTACAATGCTACCCGTAGTGTAAACATCGAGATCTCCGCCTATGCGGCTTTGGCTCTGCTGGAGAACAACTTGGTGCGCGATGCCCTACCCGTCCTTGAATGGCTGATGGATCAGCGGAACTCCAGAGGTGGCTTTGTGGCTTCCCAGGATACGGTGGTAGCTCTGCAGGCACTCTTCATGTTTGCCGAACGCTTTTCGAGCCAGGGCAATAATCTTCAAATTGGTTTCCACTACGGAGAAGGCGCCGAAACCATTATAAATGTGAATGCTGAAAACTCACTGGCTCTGCAGTCAGTGGAG CTACCCAACAACCTCAAAAACCTGAGCATTTCGGCCACTGGTCGCGGACTGGCGCTTGCCCAAGTGAGCTATACATATAACACGAATGTGACCAGTGCCTGGCCACGTTTTGTTCTCGATCCCACTGTGAATCGTAACTCCCACGCGGACTACCTCCATCTCTCGGCCTGCGCCAGCTTTGTTTCCGTGGCTGGCGAGGATGAGCAGCGCTCCAATATGGCCGTGATGGAGGTGCATCTCCCCAGTGGATTCGTCGTGGACAGGGATACACTTCCCACCCTGGAATCGAGTGAGCGGATCAAGAAGGTGGAGACCCAGAACAGGAACACCAAGGTGGTGATCTACTTTGATTACCTGGACAGGAGGGAGGTCTGCCCCACTCTGCATGCCTACAAGACGGTCAAGGTCACCAAACATCGACCTGTGGCCGTGGTCATGTATGACTACTACGACAATG CTCGTCGTGCCAGACAGTTCTACAGGGCCCCCAAGTCCAATATCTGCGACATTTGCGAGCACGCCAACTGCGGTGACCTCTGCGAAAAGGCCGAGAAACGCGAGTCCAAGCGACCTGATGACTACACCGCGATAGCGGGTCGCGGTGCAAGCCCTGACCTCAAGGCAATTCCACTCTTGTCGGTAGTGACTGCTCTGTTGGTCCTCTTGAAGACCCTCTGctgttga